TGTCCGCCGTAGCAAATCCATGCGAAGAATGAAGCCAAGAGGATAATCGGCCGGATCCATTCCGCAGACCGCGGCGTGACGACCGGGATCGGGGCCTGACTGCGCATTTGCGACGACCGGATGGGTCGCTTTCTGAGGGCTCAGTCACGGGACTGTGCGTCGGACCGATGGGGAAGCCCAATCTGCGGGCTCGAAAGCTGTTCTCCGCTTCAGCCGCAGAGCCGGAATTCGTCCTCCACCTGGTGGATGGCTCCGTCGGGTGTGAGTCGACTCGAATAAAGGATGAATCGTTCCACCTTGAAGGGAGGACCTTCGAATGCCTGGTTCTGTTTCAGGAACGCGGCAACCTGGGGTTTTCCGGCCCGACCGCAGCGGGCAAGTGTGATATGGGCGACGAAGGTTCGCAAATCGAGGTCCATCCCTGTGGCCAGGAGGGTATCGTCGATCTGTTGTCGGAGTTGAAACAGCCTTGGGTGACCGTGCCCCACTCCCGCCCAGATGATCTTCGGGGTCTCGCGCGGTGGGAAAACGCCTAGACCGGCCAGCGGCAGAATGAAGGGCTCTACGGAGATGTGGCTGAGCTTTGCGGTCAGGGCAGTCCGGGTCTCCCGATCGGCGTCGCCGAGAAACCGCAGGGTCAGGTGAAGCTGTTCCGGCGGTGTCCAGGCAACGCCCCGGATCGGCACCTGGAGCGCGCCGAGGATCTCCCGGTGGGGCACAGGCAGATCGATCGCAATGAAGAGGCGCTGGGATGCCTCACCGTTCATGGCACCGATGAATAAATGACCCTCGGACTGAGGCAAGCTGAAGGCACCTCGCTTCGCCTTTGTAACGTATTATGTTACAAAGGCGAAGCGATGAAGGCTGGGCGCAGGACGGCATCGACCGGGTTTCAGCCCGGTGAAAGGGCAGGGTGTCGGGACCCTTGGGTCGTGGTGCTCTTGGAAACAGGCACCCCTTGGGAGTCGCCCGATGGGCCGACCGAACGATCCGGCCAGAATGCGGTTGCGGCAGCCGTTCTCCGCGTCATGTTGAACCCATGTCGATCCCGAGGGATGATGTTGTCTGTCTGGGTGAATTGAAGGCGAAGGTGCTGAGCTTCGCCCAGGATCGTGACTGGGAGCAGTTTCATTCTCCAAAGAACCTCGCGATGGCATTGGCGGCGGAGGCGGCCGAGCTGATGGAGCATTTTCTCTGGACCGGGTCGGAATCCTCCCGGGAGACGGCGCGGGAGCCGCGCCTGCGGCGGGCGATCGAGGAGGAACTCGCGGATGTCGTCATCTATGCGCTGGAATTTGCCAATCAGTCCGGGGTGGACCTGGCGGCGGCCATTGAGGCGAAGCTCAAGCAGAATGCCCTCAAGTATCCGGTGGACAAAGCGCGTGGCCGTTCGGTCAAGTACACCGAACTTTAGGGAGGGTTGACCAATAATGGCCCAGACCAATCGATTCTATCGTCCATTTGACTTTGAATGCCTGCCGGGACGGCGGCCGGATGACTACCGGAACGCTTTTCAGGTGGACCGCGACCGGATCATTTACTCCTCGGCCTTTCGACGCCTTCAATCCAAGACCCAGGTCTTTGTTTCCGGCGAATTCGACTTCTACCGGACCCGGTTGACCCATTCGATCGAGGTGGCGCAGATCGGCCGATCCATCTGTCAGTTCCTCCAGGTTCAGGGGAAACCGATGGCGGATGATTTCTACATCGACTCGGATCTGGTCGAGGCGATCTGCCTGGCCCACGACCTGGGGCATCCGCCCTATGGGCATGCGGGCGAGCGTAAACTCCACGACCTGATGCGAACGGACGGCGGTTTCGAGGGCAACGCCCAGACCGTCCGTCAATTGGCTGATATTCTTTATCTGACCGAGACCGGCATGAACGGGATGAGTCCGACCCGCGCGTTCCTCGACGGGGTCATGAAGTACAAGCATCTCCTATGCGAGTTCGACGATCCCGAGCACCATTTTCTATATTCCGATCAGCGGAACCTGCGCGGGTTTGTCTTCGGGGAACGGGAGGTGCCGGGCGATTTGATGGCGGGCAGGCGGCTCAATCACCTCAAGAGCATCGAGTGTCAGATCATGGACTGGGCGGACGATACCGCCTACTCGCTCAATGACATCATTGACGGGGTCCGGGCAGGTTTCCTGACCTTCGAAAAGATTGAATCCTGGGCGGCGCAACGCGATCTGAGCGACCGGGACCTGAAGCGGATCGACGATCTGATGGAGGCAGTCCTGGCGGACAAACTTGAGGCGGTCTTCAGCCTCAAGATCGGGCAGGCCATCCGGGCCTGTCGGCTGGTGCCGCGAGAGTCTTTCCTCTCAGATCTGTCCAACCGGCATGCCTTCGGACTCGAAGTTGAGCCCGAGGTGGAGGAGGAAGCCACCTTTTTCAAGGAGATGGCGGTGGACATCATCTTCCGCTCACCCCAGCTGCAGCAGATGGAGTTCCGCGGCGGGGCCATCCTCGGTCGAATCTGGGAGGCCTTGGTTGAGCATTATATTGAGGCGCCCCGGCGTCCGCTTCGAATCCTGCCGCGGGCGGTGGCGGCGTTGTTGAGCCGACTGGAGACGGGGGCGGAGCGCAAACGGATCCTCTGCGATCATCTGGCGGGCATGACCGATGGTGCCGCCATGCGCACCTACCGCCGACTGACCGATCCCGATTTCAGCTCGATCATCGACCTGGGATAATGGATTGATCCCCGGTGTCTTCCACCCATTATTGGCCAAAAGAGCGCGGTATCCCAACTTCATGCGACCTGATTTTCGGCCTTTTCCCATGCGATGGGCTTCACCTGCCGCCATCTTGCTTGCGTCATTCCAGGTTTGGGCGGAACCCAATTCGGTCCGGGAAATCGAGGATGTCCGGGCGAACCTGTCCCGGACTCTGGAATACCGGGATCAGGCGGCCAAAGAGCAGGCGGCCTGGGATCTTCGCCGCGGGCAATTGGAGAATCTGATTCAGGTTGCAGAGGAAGAAAGGAAGAACCTTGAGGCTGCGATCGGCATCGCGCGCCCCATGCTCGAGGATCTTCAATCCCGGGAATTGGAACTGAGCTCAAGCCGGGAAGAATCGCAAATGCTGGCCGACGTTCTGCGGGTGGCCGGCCCACGTCTTGCCGGCAGGTTGATCGAAGGGGCCAGGCAATGGCCTGACCCCCTCCTGGTGGCGGTCGAGAGCCAGCTCAACGGCATACAAGCCATCCTGGACCGGGAAGTCGCCACCTTCACGGATCCGGAAGTGGACACATTGATCCGATCGACCGTCGAAGCACTCGAAGAGGCGCTCAAGTTCCAGAACGGGATCCACCATTCGTCGGTCATCAAGAGATTGCCGGACGGTCGAGCCGTGCAGTTTGAGACGATCTACCTCGGGCTTGCCGGCGGGTTTTATTTGTCGGAAGAACTGAATCTTGCCGGACGTATCGTTCCTCGCAGCGGCGGCTGGGAGTGGATTCCCCAGGATGAACTGAACGAGCCGATCCGTTCGTTTCTTGAAACGCTGCAGGGAGAACGTCAGGCAACCTGGATTCGGCTGCCCGTCAGGATTGGCACGGAGGAGGGGGGCGGATGATCCGGCGGGTTTTTTCCCTCGGGCTGCTGGTCCTCGCCTTTGCCGATGGCGGGGCACGGGCGGAAACCCGGCCGCCATTCTCGAGGACCATCGACTGGTCGGAGCAGACGATCGAAGTCGCCCGTGAGGGACTGATCGCGACGCGCGAGAGAATTGCCAATGAGCAGAGACCCCTGCTCGACACCCTGACAAGCGTTCAATCCGATCTGGCCGGCTTGCGGCGGGATCAGAAACAGCTGGAGTTCGCAACGGATGACATGAGGCACTCTGTCGAGAGGCTTCAGGATCTGGTCCAAAGCGTGTCATCACGGCAAAGCAACCTCGCGAACCGGCTGATCCATCTGCGCCGGGAGTTCGAGCAGGATCTGCCGACGATCGAGCGCTCCCGCTTCTCCGAAACCTTCCTTGCGGTCGAGCAGAACACGATGGATACACCGGACGGTCGTCTGCATCGGATGAACGACCTGATCGCCATCGTTGATTCGGCAATCGATCGGCTGGATGATCAGGTCGGCGGACACCGCTATCCGGCGACAGCCCTGGCGGACGGCGTCATGACTTCCGGGCTGGCTCTTCAGGTCGGACCCTATGTGTTCTTCGCTCCGGATGAAGGAGAACCGGGGTTGGTCGTTGAAACGGACCAATTGGTCGCCCGGCTCCGTCTTGATTCGCCGGATACCGCAAAGGCTGTTGCGGCCGCTATCGCGGGCGAAGAGGCGAGACTGCCGTTTGATCCCCTGCTCGACCAGGCGTTCTTGAGCCTTGATGCGCGGGTCTCGCTCTTTGAACATCTCAGGAGCGGCGGCCTCTGGATCATTCCCATCATGCTTTTTGGCCTGTTGTCGGCCGTGCTCGGCATTCGGAAGGTGATTCAGATCCGGGGCGTTCGAGCGCCGGAAACCGCCCAGGTTCTCGCATTGATGGCTCCGGTTGACGGGACGGATTTCGAACGCCGACTCCAGGCGATCACGCCACTCGCGCGGGAGGTTTTTGCCGAAGGGCATGCCTATCGCATGGCCCCGGAAAGCGCCCGCTCCGCGGCCATGAGCCAGGCCCTCCTCGGTTTCCGTATACGTATCGAATCCGGCCTCTCCCTGATTGCGCTGACCGCGGCCGTTGCGCCCCTCCTTGGCCTGTTGGGAACGGTCACGGGGATGATCAAGACCTTCCAGGTGATCAGTCTCCATGGTGCCGGTGACGCGCGTGCCCTGTCCGGGGGCATCTCGGAAGCTCTTGTGACGACGGAGCTCGGGTTGGTCGTGGCGATCCCGGCTCTGCTCGTCCATGCCTGGTTGAACCGGCGAGTCCGGCGCCTGTCCATTCAAACCGCTGTCCAAGCGGAACGATTCAACAAGACGATGCCGGGGGCGGGCGGGAATTCATGAACCATTCCTTATCCGCCGGGTTGAGGGATCTCCTGAGCGACGGTGGTTTTGTCATGCCTCCGCTGATTCTGCTGTCGATTGTGCTCTTCACCTGCCTCTTTCGTCTCGTGCTGGACCTCCGCCTGGCGGCCCAGGGAACCCATCCCGCGCTCCCGCCGATCGCGCGAAGCCCGGACCCGCTTCCCGGCGGGGAGGAAGCCGTGACGCTTCTTCGCGAAAGTATCCAGTGGCGTCTTCACTTCGATCGCCGGACTCGATTTGTGCGGATTCTGGCGGCCACCGCACCGCTTCTCGGGCTCCTGGGAA
This is a stretch of genomic DNA from Opitutaceae bacterium. It encodes these proteins:
- a CDS encoding DUF3450 family protein, with the translated sequence MLASFQVWAEPNSVREIEDVRANLSRTLEYRDQAAKEQAAWDLRRGQLENLIQVAEEERKNLEAAIGIARPMLEDLQSRELELSSSREESQMLADVLRVAGPRLAGRLIEGARQWPDPLLVAVESQLNGIQAILDREVATFTDPEVDTLIRSTVEALEEALKFQNGIHHSSVIKRLPDGRAVQFETIYLGLAGGFYLSEELNLAGRIVPRSGGWEWIPQDELNEPIRSFLETLQGERQATWIRLPVRIGTEEGGG
- a CDS encoding MazG-like family protein; its protein translation is MSIPRDDVVCLGELKAKVLSFAQDRDWEQFHSPKNLAMALAAEAAELMEHFLWTGSESSRETAREPRLRRAIEEELADVVIYALEFANQSGVDLAAAIEAKLKQNALKYPVDKARGRSVKYTEL
- a CDS encoding MotA/TolQ/ExbB proton channel family protein, producing the protein MNHSLSAGLRDLLSDGGFVMPPLILLSIVLFTCLFRLVLDLRLAAQGTHPALPPIARSPDPLPGGEEAVTLLRESIQWRLHFDRRTRFVRILAATAPLLGLLGTVAGMLKTFSAMSLREGLAGGDFVAAGISEALITTETGLSIAIVGLVSLWAVRAFGKRLLFRFESFEASRVLAKWPPPSSC
- the thpR gene encoding RNA 2',3'-cyclic phosphodiesterase, coding for MNGEASQRLFIAIDLPVPHREILGALQVPIRGVAWTPPEQLHLTLRFLGDADRETRTALTAKLSHISVEPFILPLAGLGVFPPRETPKIIWAGVGHGHPRLFQLRQQIDDTLLATGMDLDLRTFVAHITLARCGRAGKPQVAAFLKQNQAFEGPPFKVERFILYSSRLTPDGAIHQVEDEFRLCG
- a CDS encoding MotA/TolQ/ExbB proton channel family protein, giving the protein MIRRVFSLGLLVLAFADGGARAETRPPFSRTIDWSEQTIEVAREGLIATRERIANEQRPLLDTLTSVQSDLAGLRRDQKQLEFATDDMRHSVERLQDLVQSVSSRQSNLANRLIHLRREFEQDLPTIERSRFSETFLAVEQNTMDTPDGRLHRMNDLIAIVDSAIDRLDDQVGGHRYPATALADGVMTSGLALQVGPYVFFAPDEGEPGLVVETDQLVARLRLDSPDTAKAVAAAIAGEEARLPFDPLLDQAFLSLDARVSLFEHLRSGGLWIIPIMLFGLLSAVLGIRKVIQIRGVRAPETAQVLALMAPVDGTDFERRLQAITPLAREVFAEGHAYRMAPESARSAAMSQALLGFRIRIESGLSLIALTAAVAPLLGLLGTVTGMIKTFQVISLHGAGDARALSGGISEALVTTELGLVVAIPALLVHAWLNRRVRRLSIQTAVQAERFNKTMPGAGGNS
- the dgt gene encoding dNTP triphosphohydrolase, which produces MAQTNRFYRPFDFECLPGRRPDDYRNAFQVDRDRIIYSSAFRRLQSKTQVFVSGEFDFYRTRLTHSIEVAQIGRSICQFLQVQGKPMADDFYIDSDLVEAICLAHDLGHPPYGHAGERKLHDLMRTDGGFEGNAQTVRQLADILYLTETGMNGMSPTRAFLDGVMKYKHLLCEFDDPEHHFLYSDQRNLRGFVFGEREVPGDLMAGRRLNHLKSIECQIMDWADDTAYSLNDIIDGVRAGFLTFEKIESWAAQRDLSDRDLKRIDDLMEAVLADKLEAVFSLKIGQAIRACRLVPRESFLSDLSNRHAFGLEVEPEVEEEATFFKEMAVDIIFRSPQLQQMEFRGGAILGRIWEALVEHYIEAPRRPLRILPRAVAALLSRLETGAERKRILCDHLAGMTDGAAMRTYRRLTDPDFSSIIDLG